One Hippoglossus hippoglossus isolate fHipHip1 chromosome 13, fHipHip1.pri, whole genome shotgun sequence genomic window carries:
- the rflnb gene encoding refilin-B — MVGRLNLPHVCEAEPLDMSCRAERGLDSPDSGLPPSPSPGAWLLPVCAEKAGGVSPVSEDEGRGSLVPVEPTGSFPQLHPLSFGEGIALDLLPAKEIRYVSSVHYNSDRHFIQDVALQPSGQGLEHCMQTIMAVPHSTWRHYKTQLDFQPRHRLQRVRSTTIIYPKKTSAVYITELSYDCHRLSRRFLSSVELEAGGHRMIPE, encoded by the exons ATGGTCGGCCGGTTGAACTTGCCCCATGTGTGCGAGGCAGAGCCGCTGGATATGAGCTGCAGGGCGGAGAGAGGACTCGACAGCCCGGACTCCGGTCTGCCCCCGAGCCCGAGCCCCGGAGCCTGGCTGCTGCCTGTGTGCGCGGAGAAAGCCGGGGGAGTGAGCCCGGTGTCGGAGGACGAGGGACGGGGCTCCCTG GTTCCAGTTGAACCGACTGGATCTTTCCCACAGCTACACCCGCTGTCTTTTGGAGAAGGCATAGCCCTCGACCTGTTACCGGCAAAGGAAATAAG ATACGTCTCCTCTGTGCACTACAACTCGGACCGTCACTTCATCCAGGACGTGGCCCTGCAGCCGTCGGGCCAGGGCCTTGAACACTGCATGCAGACTATCATGGCGGTTCCCCACAGCACCTGGCGCCACTACAAAACGCAGCTGGATTTCCAGCCTCGCCACCGGCTGCAGCGCGTCAGGAGCACCACCATCATCTACCCCAAGAAAACCAGCGCTGTTTACATCACGGAGCTGAGCTACGACTGCCACCGGCTGTCCAGACGCTTCCTGTCCAGCGTGGAGCTGGAGGCGGGCGGCCACAGGATGATACCTGAGTGA
- the vps53 gene encoding vacuolar protein sorting-associated protein 53 homolog, with protein MMEEEEFELAEDLESILHLTPEVQLAIEQVFPSQDPLDRADFNAVEYINTLFPTEQSLANIDDVVNKIRLKIRRLDDNIRTVVRGQTNVGQDGRQALEEAQIAIQQLFGKIKDIKDKAEKSEQMVKEITRDIKQLDHAKRHLTTSITTLNHLHMLAGGVDSLEAMTRKRQYGEVANLLQGVVNVLEHFHKYMGIPQIRQLSERVKAAQSELGTQILADFEEAFPSQGSKRTGGPSNVLRDACLVANVLDPRIKQEIIKKFIRQHLSEYLVLFQENQDVAWLDKIDRRYAWIKRQLVDYEEKYGRMFPEEWCMTERIAVEFCHITRVELAKVMRTRAKEIEVKLLLFAIQRTTNFEGLLAKRFTGCTLTDVPGKKRSESPLEPTNPFLEDEPGEDVDLAKPRKPKAPDNPFHGIVSKCFEPHLYVYIESQDKNLGELIDRFVADFRAQGPPKVGTEEGGAVLPSCADLFVYYKKCMVQCSQLSTGEPMIALTTIFQKFLREYAWKILSGNLPKSSSSSGGLTISSLLKEKEFSDASKFTVDELCLICSILSTAEYCLATTQQLEEKLKEKVDKVLVERINLTGEMDTFSTVISNSIQLIVQDLDAACDPALTAMSKMPWQSVEHVGDQSPYVTSIIMHIKQNVPIIRDNLASTRKYFTQFCIKFTNSFIPKFINHLFRCKPISMVGAEQLLLDTHSLKTVLLDLPSIGSQVLRKAPASYTKIVVKGMTRAEMILKVVMAPHEPPVVFVDNYIKLLADGNPETFQKILDMKGLKRSEQSSMLELFRQRLPTPPSGADGGPTLSFSAPTPEQESSRIRKLEKLIKKRL; from the exons atgatggaggaggaagaatttGAGTTGGCGGAGGATTTGGAGTCGATTCTGCATCTCACCCCGGAGGTGCAGCTCGCCATTGAGCAG GTTTTTCCCAGTCAGGACCCTCTGGACAGAGCAGACTTCAATGCTGTGGAGTACATCAACACACTGTTCCCCACCGAGCAG TCCCTGGCTAACATTGATGATGTGGTTAACAAGATTCGTCTGAAGATTCG GCGTCTGGACGACAACATCCGAACGGTGGTGAGAGGACAGACCAACGTTGGCCAGGATGGCAGACAG gCTTTGGAGGAGGCCCAGATTGCCATCCAACAATTGTTTGGCAAAATCAAAGACATCAAGGACAAGGCAGAGAAGTCTGAACAAATG GTTAAGGAGATTACGAGGGACATAAAGCAGTTGGACCATGCCAAGCGCCACCTGACTACATCCATCACCACCCTCAACCACCTGCACATGTTGGCGGGGGGTGTGGACTCTTTAGA AGCCATGACCAGAAAGAGGCAGTATGGTGAAGTTGCCAACTTGCTGCAGGGAGTGGTCAATGTGCTGGAACATTTCCACAAGTACATGGGCATTCCCCAGATCAGACAGCTTTCTgagag AGTGAAAGCAGCTCAGAGTGAGTTGGGGACTCAGATCCTGGCAGATTTTGAAGAAGCCTTCCCCTCTCAGGGCTCCAAG AGAACAGGTGGTCCCAGTAATGTGCTGAGAGACGCCTGCCTGGTGGCCAACGTGCTGGACCCGCGCATCAAACAAGAGATCATCAAAAAGTTCATCAGGCAGCACCTCTCAGAGTACCTGGTGCTCTTCCAGGAAAACCAAGAT GTTGCTTGGCTGGACAAGATCGATCGCCGCTATGCCTGGATCAAACGGCAGCTGGTGGACTATGAGGAGAAATACGGACGCATGTTTCCTGAAGAATGGTGCATGACTGAGCGGATTGCTGTGGAGTTCTGCCACATCACCAG GGTGGAGCTAGCCAAAGTGATGCGAACACGAGCAAAGGAGATTGAGGTGAAACTGCTTCTTTTTGCCATTCAGAGAACCACCAACTTCGAGGGTTTACTGGCCAAACGCTTCACAGGATGCACCTTGACTGACGTACCTGGA aaaaAGAGATCAGAAAGCCCTCTCGAACCTACTAACCCCTTCCTGGAGGACGAGCCAGGTGAGGATGTGGATCTAGCCAAG CCCAGGAAGCCCAAAGCTCCTGACAACCCTTTCCACGGCATTGTCTCCAAGTGTTTCGAACCTCATCTATATGTCTACATAGAGTCCCAGGACAA GAACCTAGGCGAGCTGATCGACCGGTTTGTGGCCGACTTCCGAGCACAAGGCCCACCCAAGGTGGGCACGGAGGAAGGCGGAGCGGTCCTGCCCAGCTGTGCTGACCTCTTTGTCTATTACAAGAAGTGCATGGTGCAGTGCTCACAGCTGAGCACCGGAGAACCAATGATCGCCCTCACAACTATCTTCCAGAAATTCCTGAGGGAGTACGCCTGGAAGATCCTCTCTGGAAACCTTCCTAA GTCCAGCAGTAGCAGTGGGGGTCTCACTATCAGCAGTCTGCTGAAGGAGAAAGAATTCTCAGATGCTTCAAAGTTCACCGTAGATGAGCTCTGTCTGATCTGTAGCATCCTCAGCACTGCGGAGTACTGTTTGGCTACCACACAACAG ttgGAAGAGAAGCTAAAGGAAAAGGTAGATAAAGTCCTGGTGGAGAGAATTAATTTGACTGGAGAGATGGATACATTCAGCAC TGTGATCTCAAACAGTATTCAGCTAATAGTTCAAGATCTGGACGCTGCCTGTGACCCTGCTCTCACTGCTATGAGCAAG ATGCCGTGGCAGAGTGTGGAGCACGTGGGTGACCAGAGTCCTTATGTGACGTCAATCATCATGCACATTAAACAAAATGTGCCAATCATCAGAGACAATCTGGCCTCCACTCGCAAATACTTCACACAGTTCTGCATCAAGTTCACAAA TTCTTTCATTCCCAAATTCATCAACCACCTGTTTAGATGTAAGCCTATCAGCATGGTGGGAGCTGAGCAA ctcctcctcgaCACCCACTCCCTGAAGACCGTTTTGTTGGATCTTCCCTCCATAGGCTCCCAGGTGCTCCGCAAGGCACCCGCCAGCTACACCAAGATAGTGGTGAAAGGAATGACCAGAGCAGAGATGATACTAAAG GTGGTGATGGCCCCACATGAACCACCAGTGGTGTTTGTTGACAACTACATCAAGCTCCTGGCTGATGGCAACCCAGAGACCTTCCAGAAGATTCTGGACATGAAG ggtcTGAAGCgcagtgagcagagcagcatgCTGGAGCTGTTCAGGCAGAGGTTACCCACTCCGCCCTCCGGGGCTGACGGAGGCCCCACTCTGTCCTTCAGTGCCCCCACCCCTGAGCAGGAGTCGTCCCGCATCCGTAAACTGGAGAAACTCATCAAGAAGAGACTGTGA